In the genome of Candidatus Saccharibacteria bacterium, one region contains:
- a CDS encoding four helix bundle protein encodes MRIRNFEDVIAWQKGEELYIGLSKELKYERDLSFKDQIMRACLSITNNIAEGFDRSSDKELRQFLVIARGSCAEVRSMLHIALAANKIHQNEYKQFTGISIEISKLLTGFIGKLATSDKRRETKRD; translated from the coding sequence ATGCGTATAAGGAATTTTGAGGATGTGATTGCCTGGCAAAAAGGCGAAGAGCTATACATAGGGCTTAGTAAGGAGTTGAAGTATGAGAGAGATCTATCGTTTAAGGATCAGATTATGAGAGCTTGCTTATCTATCACTAACAATATTGCCGAAGGGTTTGACAGGAGTTCGGACAAGGAGCTTAGGCAGTTTTTAGTAATTGCACGTGGCTCATGTGCGGAAGTCCGCTCCATGCTTCATATTGCGCTAGCAGCAAATAAAATTCATCAAAATGAGTACAAACAATTCACAGGTATCTCAATAGAGATCTCAAAATTACTGACAGGGTTTATTGGTAAGCTAGCGACAAGCGACAAGCGACGGGAGACTAAGCGTGATTGA